In Virgibacillus sp. NKC19-16, a single genomic region encodes these proteins:
- a CDS encoding ComEC/Rec2 family competence protein has translation MRSSKFLLGFIMLISILTMQPALIHSESQQDMQVHFIDVGQGDSMLIQTPTGKTILIDGGPPDSGKKVVSYLEDKQIDEIDLLIATHPDIDHIGGLPYVMEHIEIDQILDSGKLHSTKTYAKYVNQIRKQDIPIKIAEKNELIKVDPLLKIRVLNSYEKTKNNNQSSIVLKITYDAIDFLLMSDVEKEQEKELMENKKLQAEIIKVAHHGSNTSSSLEFLQEVNPQIAILTYSVENDYGHPVDRVIENLHRINSTIYSTATFGDIVLRTDGDSYLVIPDDNPLRNLEKTAS, from the coding sequence ATGCGCAGCAGTAAGTTTTTACTCGGTTTTATAATGCTCATTTCCATTCTTACCATGCAACCGGCACTAATTCATAGTGAATCGCAACAGGATATGCAAGTTCATTTCATTGATGTCGGCCAGGGCGACAGTATGCTCATTCAAACACCCACAGGTAAAACAATCCTTATTGATGGTGGACCGCCCGATTCCGGAAAAAAGGTTGTATCCTACCTGGAAGATAAGCAAATTGATGAAATTGATCTTCTCATTGCTACACATCCTGATATTGACCATATTGGCGGTCTCCCTTATGTGATGGAACATATCGAAATTGATCAAATACTCGATTCAGGAAAACTGCATTCCACGAAAACTTATGCCAAATATGTAAACCAGATTCGAAAACAAGATATCCCAATAAAAATAGCGGAGAAAAATGAACTCATAAAGGTTGATCCGTTGTTAAAAATTCGCGTTTTAAACAGTTACGAGAAGACGAAGAACAATAATCAATCATCCATCGTATTAAAAATAACGTATGACGCGATTGACTTCTTGCTGATGAGTGATGTGGAGAAAGAACAGGAAAAAGAACTAATGGAGAACAAAAAGCTTCAAGCTGAAATTATTAAAGTTGCCCACCATGGATCAAATACAAGTAGTTCATTGGAGTTTCTGCAGGAAGTAAATCCACAAATTGCAATCCTTACGTACAGTGTGGAAAATGATTATGGCCATCCAGTCGATCGGGTTATAGAAAATTTACATCGAATTAACTCGACTATTTATTCAACAGCAACGTTTGGAGACATTGTGCTTCGAACAGATGGGGATAGCTATCTTGTGATACCGGATGACAACCCACTTCGTAATTTGGAGAAAACAGCAAGTTAA
- a CDS encoding ATP-dependent Clp protease ATP-binding subunit: MQCQQCGANPATINVAMQINNEKVNMHVCNECFREIQSELMNSNNFFSDSSFNGNANDAFSNNFAQGNGPNKMGTKTRQKQENNGLLDQLAKNVTDDAKRGQIDPIIGRDNEVKQVVETLNRRNKNNPVLIGEPGVGKTAIAEGLALNITEGNVSSKLMNKQVYLLDVASLVANTSMRGQFEERMKQLIQELQSREDVILFVDEIHLLVGAGTAESSQMDAGNILKPALARGDLQLIGATTLKEYRQIEKDAALERRLQPIMVKESSPDEAVQILNGIKDRYEKFHEVRYSDEAIQAFVTLSGRYIQDRFLPDKAIDLMDQVGSRLNLKNAEKDSNSLNNRLNEIIAEKEQAAEKEDYERAAHLRYQEIQLQKQLDKAKDEETVIDVDVSDIQLIVEEKTGIPVTKLQADEQEKMKDLGKNLEAKVIGQSQAVEKVAKAIRRSRAGLKSKYRPIGSFLFVGPTGVGKTELTKALAEELFGSRESMTRLDMSEYMEKHAVSKIIGSPPGYVGHEEAGQLTERVRHNPYSIILLDEIEKAHPDVQNMFLQIMEDGHLTDSQGRQVSFKETVIIMTSNAGTGEKQVNVGFNRDAHEAVSTLENLSNYFKPEFLNRFDAIINFNELSEDNLMVIVDLMLDELQKTIEENDISITITDEAKQELVRLGYDRRFGARPLRRVIQDKIEDQLTDFILEEESVENVKIDVEDEEIVVKNA, translated from the coding sequence ATGCAATGTCAACAATGTGGAGCAAATCCAGCTACCATTAATGTCGCAATGCAAATCAATAATGAAAAAGTAAACATGCATGTATGTAATGAATGTTTCCGTGAAATTCAAAGCGAATTGATGAATTCAAATAACTTTTTCTCAGATTCATCGTTTAATGGAAATGCTAATGATGCATTTTCTAATAACTTTGCACAAGGAAATGGTCCAAATAAAATGGGAACAAAAACAAGACAAAAACAAGAAAATAATGGTTTACTTGACCAACTAGCAAAAAATGTAACAGACGATGCGAAAAGAGGTCAGATTGATCCAATCATAGGTCGAGATAATGAAGTGAAACAGGTTGTTGAGACACTGAATAGAAGAAATAAAAATAACCCTGTCCTTATTGGGGAACCTGGTGTTGGGAAAACAGCCATTGCTGAAGGACTTGCACTAAATATTACAGAAGGAAATGTTTCATCCAAATTAATGAATAAACAAGTGTATCTATTGGATGTAGCATCATTAGTAGCAAACACTAGCATGCGCGGTCAATTTGAAGAACGTATGAAACAATTAATTCAGGAATTACAATCCCGTGAGGATGTTATCCTATTCGTGGATGAAATTCATTTACTTGTCGGTGCCGGAACTGCAGAAAGCTCCCAAATGGATGCGGGAAATATTCTAAAACCGGCGTTAGCTCGTGGTGACTTGCAGTTAATTGGTGCAACAACATTAAAAGAGTACCGCCAAATTGAAAAAGACGCAGCACTGGAACGTCGCTTGCAGCCAATTATGGTAAAAGAATCATCACCTGATGAAGCGGTGCAAATTCTAAATGGTATAAAAGATCGGTATGAGAAATTCCATGAAGTCCGTTATTCTGATGAAGCTATTCAAGCTTTCGTAACACTATCCGGTCGCTATATACAGGATCGATTTCTACCGGATAAAGCGATTGATTTAATGGACCAGGTTGGATCTCGTTTGAATCTAAAAAACGCAGAGAAAGATTCGAATTCCCTAAATAACCGTCTTAACGAAATCATTGCAGAGAAAGAGCAAGCAGCTGAGAAAGAAGACTATGAACGTGCAGCACACTTACGCTATCAAGAAATTCAACTGCAAAAGCAATTGGACAAAGCAAAAGATGAAGAGACTGTCATTGATGTAGATGTTTCTGACATTCAATTGATCGTCGAAGAAAAAACAGGTATTCCTGTTACAAAATTACAAGCAGATGAACAGGAAAAAATGAAAGATCTTGGTAAAAACCTTGAAGCAAAAGTAATCGGACAAAGCCAGGCAGTTGAAAAAGTTGCCAAAGCAATTCGCCGCAGCCGTGCAGGCCTCAAATCAAAATACCGTCCAATCGGTTCATTCCTATTTGTAGGGCCAACCGGTGTTGGTAAAACAGAACTAACAAAAGCACTTGCTGAAGAGCTATTTGGATCCCGTGAATCGATGACTCGTCTTGATATGAGTGAATATATGGAAAAACACGCGGTTTCCAAAATTATAGGGTCACCTCCCGGCTATGTTGGCCATGAAGAAGCTGGACAGTTAACCGAGCGTGTACGTCATAATCCGTATTCAATTATTCTGCTTGATGAAATCGAAAAAGCGCATCCGGACGTACAAAACATGTTCCTGCAAATTATGGAAGATGGGCATCTAACTGATTCCCAAGGTCGCCAAGTGAGCTTTAAGGAAACAGTTATCATCATGACAAGTAACGCAGGAACCGGTGAAAAACAGGTCAATGTAGGCTTTAACAGAGATGCACATGAAGCTGTATCTACACTAGAAAATTTAAGTAACTATTTTAAACCTGAATTCTTGAACCGTTTCGATGCGATCATCAATTTCAATGAACTATCTGAAGATAACTTAATGGTAATTGTGGATCTAATGCTTGATGAATTGCAAAAAACAATTGAGGAAAATGATATTTCAATTACCATCACAGATGAAGCAAAACAAGAATTAGTACGACTAGGCTATGATAGGCGCTTTGGTGCAAGACCTTTACGCAGAGTTATTCAAGATAAAATTGAAGATCAGCTAACAGACTTCATTTTAGAAGAAGAATCTGTAGAAAATGTTAAAATCGATGTTGAAGATGAGGAAATTGTAGTTAAAAATGCATAA
- the mbcS gene encoding acyl-CoA synthetase MbcS, whose translation MEKQELIAPKDYNIVMEMEQYATDPMKKALIWQNDNGDSKEITYADLMKNVNRIGNAFLEKGLKKGDKILIMIPRLIEAYEVYLAALKTGIIIIPSSEMLKTRDLQYRVSHGEVRGVVSYYPFVDQYKGIQEYDQLTKFVVGGHADGWHLLDELKENASEQLEIAATTRDDIAFLPYTSGTTGNPKGVVHTHGWGFAHLKTASENWLVINEGDKVWATAGPGWQKWVWSPFLSVLGSGATGFVYNGKFDPNTYLQLLQDNEINVLCCTPTEYRIMAKVDNLDDYQFPALHSAVSAGEPLNVEVIDIFRKYFDITVRDGYGQTENTLLLGFLKGMEVRPGSMGKPTPGNDVEVINEDGRPAAVNEVGDIAVKLDSPALFREYYKDMERTKMSLRGDYYITGDQASKDEDGYFWFEGRRDDIIISSGYTIGPFEVEDALVKHPYVQECAVVASPDEIRGNLVKAFIVLKENVDKNNTGLVKELQDHVKDSTAPYKYPRLIEFIEELPKTTSGKIRRVELREKEKQVL comes from the coding sequence ATGGAAAAGCAAGAATTAATTGCTCCAAAGGATTATAATATTGTGATGGAAATGGAGCAATACGCGACAGACCCGATGAAAAAAGCCTTAATATGGCAGAATGACAACGGTGATTCGAAGGAAATTACCTATGCTGATCTGATGAAAAATGTAAATCGTATTGGAAATGCTTTTTTGGAAAAAGGATTAAAAAAAGGCGACAAGATTCTTATTATGATTCCACGCCTCATTGAGGCTTATGAAGTTTATCTGGCAGCACTGAAAACAGGGATCATTATTATTCCAAGCTCTGAGATGTTAAAAACGCGTGATCTACAATATCGTGTCAGTCATGGGGAGGTACGCGGTGTTGTAAGTTATTATCCTTTTGTTGACCAATACAAGGGTATACAAGAATATGATCAATTAACCAAATTTGTTGTTGGAGGACATGCAGATGGCTGGCACCTGCTGGATGAGCTGAAGGAAAATGCTTCCGAGCAGTTAGAAATAGCTGCTACAACTCGTGATGATATCGCTTTTTTGCCGTATACTTCGGGCACGACAGGCAATCCAAAGGGAGTCGTACATACCCATGGCTGGGGTTTTGCGCATTTGAAAACAGCATCGGAAAATTGGTTAGTTATCAATGAAGGGGATAAAGTTTGGGCGACAGCGGGTCCCGGCTGGCAAAAATGGGTTTGGAGTCCATTTCTATCGGTGCTTGGATCAGGTGCGACAGGTTTTGTCTATAACGGAAAATTCGACCCAAACACCTATTTGCAATTGCTTCAGGATAACGAAATAAATGTATTATGCTGTACGCCGACAGAGTATCGTATTATGGCAAAGGTCGATAATTTAGACGACTATCAATTCCCTGCGCTTCATAGTGCAGTGTCTGCTGGTGAGCCATTGAACGTTGAAGTCATTGATATTTTTCGAAAATATTTTGATATAACGGTTCGCGATGGCTATGGCCAAACGGAAAACACATTGCTATTAGGTTTCCTGAAAGGTATGGAGGTACGACCAGGTTCCATGGGCAAACCAACACCAGGTAACGATGTGGAAGTAATTAATGAAGACGGGCGTCCTGCAGCCGTTAATGAAGTCGGCGACATCGCTGTTAAACTGGATTCTCCAGCATTGTTCAGAGAGTATTATAAGGACATGGAACGAACGAAAATGTCATTGAGAGGCGATTACTATATCACAGGAGATCAGGCCTCAAAAGATGAAGATGGATACTTCTGGTTTGAAGGGCGCAGGGATGACATCATCATCAGTTCCGGCTACACGATTGGCCCGTTTGAAGTGGAGGATGCTTTGGTCAAACACCCCTATGTTCAGGAATGCGCAGTTGTTGCAAGCCCAGACGAAATCCGCGGAAATCTGGTAAAAGCCTTTATTGTATTGAAGGAAAATGTGGATAAAAATAATACGGGCTTGGTCAAAGAATTACAGGATCATGTTAAGGATTCAACCGCGCCATATAAATACCCGAGACTGATTGAATTCATTGAGGAGCTACCGAAGACCACATCAGGGAAGATTCGGAGAGTTGAACTGAGGGAAAAAGAAAAGCAGGTTTTGTAA
- a CDS encoding OsmC family protein translates to MELYLKENGMRADLNYGELTVSGNEDYGFRPFQLMVASIAGCSGSVFRKILEKQRTEIEDLIINAEVVRNPEEANRIEEISLVFTVKGYNLDPEKLYKNLEISRKNCSMVRSVEDSIKIKERIESIELSR, encoded by the coding sequence ATGGAACTTTATCTAAAAGAAAATGGCATGCGAGCAGATTTGAATTATGGTGAACTAACTGTTTCGGGAAATGAGGATTATGGATTCCGACCATTTCAGCTAATGGTAGCGTCTATTGCTGGCTGCAGCGGATCCGTATTTCGTAAAATTTTGGAAAAACAACGTACTGAAATTGAAGATCTGATTATTAATGCAGAGGTTGTCAGAAATCCGGAAGAAGCAAATCGAATTGAAGAAATTTCCTTGGTTTTCACGGTGAAAGGCTATAATCTTGACCCGGAAAAACTTTATAAAAACCTGGAAATATCCCGAAAAAACTGTTCTATGGTTCGCTCTGTAGAGGATAGTATCAAAATTAAAGAGCGTATCGAAAGTATTGAATTAAGCAGGTAA
- a CDS encoding amino acid ABC transporter permease, whose protein sequence is MDFNGFDFGGLFDVELALESLPFILEGIPMTLLVAIVGMAIGLVLGLLLALARSSKRVVLRWPARLYISFMRGTPMLVFLFILYFGLPVVGIELTAVMAASLGFGLNSAAYIAEIDRSALNSIDNGQWESARALNISYWPTLRTIILPQATRIAIPPLTSVFMDVVKGTSLAAVITVPELFQKTQIVAGREFDAMTMYVLVALIYWPICILIGFMQDRLELRYSRFL, encoded by the coding sequence ATGGACTTTAATGGGTTTGATTTCGGTGGTTTATTTGATGTTGAACTGGCTTTGGAAAGCTTGCCTTTTATTCTTGAAGGGATCCCAATGACACTTCTTGTAGCTATTGTGGGGATGGCGATCGGGCTTGTACTGGGACTGTTATTGGCTTTAGCACGTAGTTCGAAGCGAGTTGTACTTCGCTGGCCAGCGCGTCTATATATATCATTTATGCGCGGAACGCCAATGCTTGTATTTTTGTTTATATTATATTTTGGGCTGCCTGTTGTTGGGATAGAACTCACAGCAGTAATGGCAGCATCCCTCGGATTTGGTTTAAACAGTGCCGCGTACATTGCTGAAATCGATCGTTCCGCCTTGAACAGTATCGACAACGGGCAATGGGAATCAGCGAGAGCTTTGAATATAAGCTACTGGCCAACATTGCGAACAATCATATTGCCTCAAGCAACAAGAATAGCAATCCCTCCATTGACCAGTGTGTTCATGGATGTCGTTAAGGGAACTTCCTTAGCAGCGGTAATTACAGTGCCGGAGCTTTTTCAAAAAACACAGATTGTTGCTGGAAGAGAATTTGATGCAATGACAATGTATGTCTTGGTCGCTTTGATTTATTGGCCGATATGTATATTGATCGGCTTCATGCAGGATCGATTGGAATTAAGATATAGCAGGTTTTTGTAA
- a CDS encoding Na+/H+ antiporter family protein produces MEWVVVVSVLVMIILSLLRVNVIIAIIAASITAGLMAGLGVVESIEMMVAGMGGQANTALSYILLGAFAVAISYTGITTILVNFLIRVLTGKKTMLMLAIAGVASLSQNAVPVHIAFVPILIPPLLKLFDQMRVDRRGVATALTFGLKAPYVMIPAGFGLLFHNTIVDGMEQNGAAPITVGETALAMLIPGLGMVFGLLIAIFITYRKDRDAIEGAGGAGSTLIEPEVEKVTFNIKHFLTLVAIVAALIVQIITDNLIAGALTGLVLMFAFIVVPFKNGEKIVTEGISMMGMIAFVMLVAAGFGNVLTETGAVAALVEASSGFLGDNKAVIAFILLFVGLLITMGIGSSFGTIPIIAALYVPICMAAGFSPLATATLVGTAGALGDAGSPASDSTLGTTAGLNADGKHHHIWDTVVPTFIHFNIPLFIFGWIAALIL; encoded by the coding sequence ATGGAGTGGGTTGTCGTTGTCTCAGTATTAGTCATGATAATTCTTAGTTTACTGCGGGTAAATGTCATTATAGCAATTATAGCGGCCTCTATCACTGCTGGTTTAATGGCAGGACTTGGAGTTGTCGAATCGATTGAAATGATGGTAGCTGGAATGGGGGGGCAGGCGAATACAGCGTTAAGTTATATCTTGCTAGGTGCTTTTGCAGTAGCAATTAGCTACACGGGAATAACTACTATTCTCGTAAACTTTCTTATTCGTGTATTAACAGGTAAGAAAACGATGCTTATGCTGGCAATTGCCGGTGTGGCGTCATTATCACAAAATGCAGTTCCTGTGCATATTGCATTCGTACCAATTTTAATCCCGCCATTATTAAAACTTTTTGATCAAATGCGTGTGGATCGACGCGGCGTTGCAACTGCACTGACATTTGGCCTGAAAGCACCATATGTCATGATTCCGGCTGGTTTTGGATTGCTTTTTCACAACACCATTGTGGACGGTATGGAACAAAACGGAGCAGCACCAATAACCGTTGGAGAAACGGCTTTGGCAATGCTTATTCCTGGTTTGGGTATGGTTTTTGGTCTACTAATCGCTATATTTATAACGTATCGCAAGGACCGTGATGCTATAGAGGGAGCAGGTGGAGCTGGAAGTACGCTAATAGAACCTGAGGTAGAAAAAGTTACATTTAATATAAAACATTTCCTAACACTTGTTGCTATAGTAGCTGCATTGATTGTACAAATTATTACTGATAATCTAATTGCTGGTGCCTTGACTGGGCTGGTATTAATGTTTGCCTTCATTGTAGTACCATTTAAAAACGGTGAAAAGATAGTTACAGAAGGTATCAGCATGATGGGTATGATTGCGTTTGTTATGCTGGTTGCTGCCGGATTTGGAAATGTTTTAACGGAAACTGGAGCGGTGGCTGCGTTAGTTGAAGCCTCCTCGGGCTTTTTAGGTGATAATAAAGCAGTGATTGCATTTATATTATTGTTTGTTGGCCTGCTTATAACAATGGGAATAGGCTCATCTTTTGGTACGATACCGATTATCGCTGCATTGTATGTACCGATTTGTATGGCAGCAGGATTTTCACCACTGGCAACCGCAACATTAGTTGGTACTGCCGGTGCGTTAGGCGACGCAGGTTCACCGGCTTCAGATAGTACACTGGGGACTACAGCAGGTTTGAACGCAGATGGTAAGCATCATCATATTTGGGACACAGTTGTTCCGACATTCATCCACTTTAATATTCCGTTATTTATATTTGGATGGATCGCTGCACTCATTTTATAA
- the pdaA gene encoding delta-lactam-biosynthetic de-N-acetylase: MRKCTLMTIVIVFLTFFIGSLQLETKASNGYGWGFKKNTNHEVPDIGAYQDILNKYGAYYADNSGEKNIYLTFDNGYEEGYTDEVLDVLQKEDVPATFFVTGHYVESQPDLIERMVDEGHIVGNHSYHHPDFTVISKESMRKELEDLEEAVAEVSDQKELKYLRPPKGVFSEETLDWANELGYIHVFWSLAFVDWETSNQKGWEYAFDQIMEQIHPGAVMLLHTVSADNAEALEHLITELKAQGYTFRSLDDFVLKDKLPEGIYGY; encoded by the coding sequence ATGCGGAAATGTACGCTTATGACAATAGTCATCGTTTTTCTTACCTTTTTTATTGGCAGTCTGCAGCTGGAGACTAAGGCGTCCAATGGGTATGGATGGGGATTTAAAAAAAACACAAATCATGAAGTCCCTGATATTGGAGCATATCAGGATATCTTAAATAAATATGGTGCTTATTATGCAGACAATTCCGGGGAGAAGAATATTTACTTAACATTTGATAATGGCTATGAAGAAGGTTATACGGATGAAGTATTAGATGTATTGCAAAAAGAAGATGTACCAGCAACTTTCTTTGTGACAGGACATTATGTGGAGAGTCAACCGGATCTTATCGAACGGATGGTGGATGAAGGACACATTGTTGGAAATCATTCCTATCATCATCCGGATTTCACAGTAATATCCAAAGAATCCATGAGAAAAGAACTTGAGGACCTTGAAGAGGCGGTTGCAGAGGTATCTGATCAAAAAGAGTTAAAATATCTCAGGCCTCCAAAGGGAGTTTTTAGTGAGGAAACGTTAGATTGGGCAAATGAACTCGGTTATATTCATGTCTTTTGGTCATTGGCTTTCGTTGATTGGGAGACGAGCAATCAAAAAGGATGGGAATATGCCTTTGATCAAATTATGGAGCAAATTCATCCCGGAGCGGTGATGCTCCTCCATACCGTTTCAGCAGATAACGCAGAAGCATTGGAGCATTTAATTACAGAACTTAAAGCTCAAGGGTATACCTTCAGGAGCTTGGATGATTTTGTGCTAAAAGATAAACTTCCTGAAGGGATTTATGGGTACTAA
- a CDS encoding MFS transporter, with translation MVSAKTRFWILIALVTISGFSQGMLLPLLSIILEQNGVPSSVNGLHATGLYIGVLIASPFMEKPMQRFGFKPIIIVGGMLVFISLTLFPLWEALWFWFILRVTVGIGDQMLHFGTQTWITTAATKETRGRSIAYYGMFFGLGFALGPLMTQLLAVNEALPFIVSAILSILVWSSMLFVRNKWPERDIDTVSTTNSIGRFLQTGKIAWVALLPGFGYGFLEASLHSIFPIYGIRIGHDVGMLSLIIPCFAAGSLITQLPLGMLSDRFGRRTILLFVLTAGTACFALAAALESSVVALFILFTLAGMFVGSLFSLGISYMTDLLPGNLLPAGNLMVGITFSLGSISGPLLGGWYVELFPGISFFYLIVAVLVIIIVAIYFKQKAVF, from the coding sequence ATGGTATCTGCAAAAACTAGATTCTGGATATTAATTGCGCTTGTAACTATTTCCGGCTTTTCACAAGGGATGTTACTACCGCTTTTGTCGATTATTTTGGAACAAAATGGTGTCCCATCTTCGGTCAATGGCCTTCATGCTACCGGCTTATATATTGGTGTACTTATAGCTTCTCCATTTATGGAAAAACCAATGCAGCGATTCGGATTCAAGCCAATCATCATCGTTGGTGGTATGCTTGTATTTATTTCCTTGACGCTATTTCCGTTATGGGAAGCCCTATGGTTTTGGTTTATCCTTCGTGTGACAGTTGGTATCGGGGATCAAATGCTGCACTTTGGCACACAGACTTGGATCACCACAGCTGCAACAAAAGAAACAAGGGGCAGGAGCATTGCTTATTACGGGATGTTTTTTGGTTTAGGTTTCGCACTCGGACCTCTGATGACGCAATTATTGGCGGTAAATGAAGCCCTTCCTTTTATCGTATCAGCAATTCTTAGCATACTTGTATGGTCATCGATGCTATTTGTACGCAATAAATGGCCAGAGAGGGATATTGATACAGTTAGTACTACAAATTCCATTGGGAGATTCCTTCAAACAGGAAAAATAGCCTGGGTAGCGCTCCTGCCAGGATTTGGCTACGGATTTCTCGAAGCATCGCTGCATAGTATTTTCCCGATTTATGGGATACGGATCGGTCATGATGTCGGTATGTTATCATTAATTATTCCTTGCTTTGCTGCAGGAAGTCTCATTACACAGCTGCCATTAGGAATGTTAAGTGATCGGTTTGGACGAAGGACCATTCTTCTTTTTGTTTTAACCGCAGGAACGGCTTGTTTTGCGTTGGCTGCAGCTTTAGAATCATCTGTGGTTGCTTTGTTTATATTGTTTACATTGGCAGGGATGTTTGTCGGCTCGCTATTTTCACTGGGAATCTCCTACATGACCGACTTACTGCCAGGAAATTTACTTCCTGCAGGCAATCTGATGGTAGGAATCACGTTCAGCTTAGGAAGTATTAGCGGCCCCCTACTCGGCGGCTGGTATGTGGAGCTTTTCCCAGGTATTTCTTTCTTTTATTTGATTGTGGCAGTACTGGTGATTATTATTGTGGCGATTTATTTTAAACAAAAGGCTGTTTTCTAA
- a CDS encoding transporter substrate-binding domain-containing protein has protein sequence MRSLKLLLSILVSVAVLSACGNTDESDTGNGEENNTDEKWEEIQDAGEIVVGTAGTLFPASYYEGEEGNQDQLTGYNVEVARAIGDRLGLETNFEIMGFDSMLTALDTGRVDMIQAGPREESRGKFGFSDPVKYSYSTMVVRSDDHSGIETLEDIEGKKAGGAATTVYSDIAREFGAEVATYGNAPNEAYLRDVNNGRTDFVINDYYLQSLGLTEFPEFDIEIHPDLKFHSTTNNVVVDKEADVFLENVNEAIADMKEDGTLTEISEEFFEGKDVSKEPEEDIVEIEGIE, from the coding sequence TTGCGGAGTCTAAAGTTATTGCTTAGTATTTTGGTGTCAGTAGCCGTTTTAAGTGCTTGTGGTAATACGGACGAAAGTGATACAGGAAATGGCGAAGAAAATAATACAGATGAAAAATGGGAAGAAATACAGGATGCTGGAGAGATTGTTGTAGGGACAGCCGGTACATTATTTCCAGCTTCTTATTATGAAGGAGAAGAGGGAAATCAGGATCAACTTACAGGGTATAATGTAGAAGTTGCCCGCGCGATTGGTGATCGTTTAGGTTTAGAAACCAATTTTGAAATAATGGGCTTTGATTCCATGTTAACTGCCCTGGACACAGGCCGTGTTGATATGATTCAAGCAGGCCCAAGGGAAGAAAGTAGAGGAAAATTTGGGTTTAGTGACCCTGTTAAATACTCGTATTCCACGATGGTTGTTCGTTCAGATGACCACTCCGGAATAGAAACACTGGAAGATATAGAAGGGAAAAAAGCGGGTGGAGCAGCTACGACTGTCTATAGTGATATTGCCAGGGAGTTTGGTGCAGAAGTGGCTACATATGGAAATGCTCCAAATGAAGCTTACTTAAGGGATGTGAATAATGGAAGAACAGACTTCGTGATTAATGATTATTATTTACAAAGCTTGGGCTTAACCGAATTTCCAGAGTTCGATATTGAAATACACCCGGATTTAAAATTTCACTCTACAACAAATAATGTGGTAGTAGATAAAGAGGCTGACGTGTTCTTAGAAAACGTAAATGAAGCTATTGCTGATATGAAAGAAGATGGTACGCTTACTGAAATATCAGAGGAATTTTTTGAAGGTAAGGATGTTTCTAAAGAACCAGAAGAGGATATTGTCGAAATTGAAGGTATCGAATAA
- a CDS encoding YfkD famly protein — translation MKKRSNYAIVIIVCFYAFLLPVISFAEEKEEDKTDDPFEPPAHVLTISKENTFPNSGEDQEVIEPSELTQELIDELDIPIENPELIKMLNETSLDPSPIAFGYRGMVYVGRWPLNYESTETTVNWEYQGINTNELNNLGGDTDQEMNYVQQEDKEIKGALTNKISDPEDVKKMMLLKSEEKTELPLSYETTIGKNTKKDNSYNVPVEKQAELQAYAPAVSEKGQVTFGEVYIQLKGSNKSIAIKNVTKQGIGSWIPIQDHISFSFQLK, via the coding sequence ATGAAGAAAAGAAGTAATTATGCAATTGTAATAATTGTATGCTTTTACGCCTTTTTATTACCGGTAATTAGTTTTGCTGAAGAAAAGGAAGAGGATAAGACGGACGATCCCTTTGAACCCCCTGCTCACGTTCTCACGATATCGAAGGAAAATACATTTCCTAATTCAGGTGAGGATCAAGAGGTCATTGAGCCAAGCGAATTAACGCAGGAATTAATTGATGAACTCGATATCCCGATTGAAAATCCTGAATTAATTAAGATGCTTAATGAGACATCCTTAGATCCATCCCCAATTGCATTTGGCTATCGTGGAATGGTCTATGTTGGAAGATGGCCGCTCAATTATGAGTCAACGGAAACAACCGTTAATTGGGAGTATCAGGGAATAAACACGAATGAACTTAATAATTTGGGCGGGGACACCGATCAGGAAATGAATTACGTACAACAAGAGGATAAGGAAATAAAAGGTGCGCTTACGAATAAAATTTCTGATCCTGAAGATGTGAAAAAGATGATGTTATTAAAATCAGAAGAAAAGACAGAGCTACCACTTTCCTATGAGACAACAATTGGAAAAAATACAAAGAAGGATAATTCATATAATGTTCCTGTCGAAAAACAAGCCGAATTACAAGCATATGCCCCGGCTGTAAGCGAAAAAGGGCAAGTGACCTTTGGTGAAGTTTATATTCAATTAAAAGGATCGAACAAGTCCATCGCTATCAAAAACGTAACAAAACAGGGTATCGGTTCGTGGATACCAATTCAGGACCATATTTCCTTCTCGTTCCAGTTGAAATAG